The Streptococcus mitis region TCCTGCAAAGGCATCTGCACCAGCTGAACCTACGATAATATAAACTTCTTCTTCGTCCTCACCAATTTCTTGAATAGTGACTGTTTTACCAATCGCTACTTCGTCTTGGGCAACTGAGTCGCTATTGACGATTTCAGCATAGCGGATTTTTGTTTCTAAGCTAGAAATTTGTCCTTCAACAAAGGCTTGTTCATCCTTAGCCGCTTCGTATTCACTGTTTTCTGAAAGGTCACCATAGGAACGGGCAATCTTAATGCGTTCTACCACTTCTGGTCGGCGGACCAATTTCAATTCTTCTAATTCTTTTTCAAGTTTTTCCTTTTCCGCTAGGGTCATAGGATATGTTTTTTCTGCCATTTTTCTCAACTTTCTTTCGATAGTATTGAATCTCTATCTGAGATTCTCATTTTTGTAGTCTTAGTTTGAACTACTATTTTGAGTAAGCTTGCTATTGACGTGCTCAGCTACATTCCGATCATGTTCTTCCTGAGTAACTGCGTAATAGACTTTACCATCTGTAACATTGGCTACAAAGTAGAGGTTCTCACTCTTAGTTTGGTTGATACTTGCTTCAATCGCGTCCTGACTTGGACTATCTACAGGACCAGGCATCAAACCAGGTTTGGTGTAAACATTGTATGGTGAATTAATTGATGTATCAATTCCAGCATCGTCTGCTAGGCTAATATTTTGGCCAAGTTTCCCTTGGGCATACAAGATTGCAATATTGCTTTGAAGTGGCATACCAAGATTCAAACGATTGTAGAAGACACCTGCAATCAACTTACGATCTTCAGTCTTAGCTCCTTCTTTTTCAACAAGTGAAGCAATTGTTAGCAATTCATTAACTGTTAAGTTTTTAGACTTGATTGCACTATAGTGCGGAGTCAAGGTCTTATCCATAGCTGCCAGCATCTCATCAATCAAACTTTCAATAGTTGTGCTTTCCTTGATAGAGTAGGTCGCTGGGAAAAGATAACCTTCCAAACGGTAACGAGCTCCACTTTCTTTCGTTGGCAAGCTTTCAAGTAGGTTTGGATATTTAGCAACTTCTTGACTGATAAAGTTGTCATCTTGCACCTTAGCCAAGAAGGCTTCCGCTGTCAAAGGTTCTTTAAATTCACCTTGTAATTGGCCTACAGCTTGGGCGATTTGATCAATGGTATATCCTTCTGGAATGGTTAAATCTGCAAGTGATGGTTCTTGAGGTTCAGGAGTACCACCTTTTTGGAGTTCTTTGATGATATCCTCTGTACTCATGCTCTTTTGCAAATTGTAATATCCAGACTTCAAATCTGAATAATTCTTATACTTAGCATAAAAAGCAAAAATCACTCCGTGTTTAATCACACCAGAATGTTCAAGTGCTGATCCAATCTCTTGGACATTGGATCCTTCTGGGATTTGAACCGTTACATATTCCTTAGAATTTGCATCAACTGGTAATAAAGATGATTGAACATACTGGTAACCAAAGTAACCACCTGCTGAAATCAAGGCAAGGAAAATCAATAGAGAAATGAAGAAAGCTTTCAAATGTGATTTTTTCTTCTTAACAGGTTTAACTGTCTCACGACGACTACGACGTGGAGTTTCAGAAATCACGTCAACAGCTTTCGCTTCGACGACCGGTTCAGGTCTTGGCGCTTCTGCTTGTGTCTCTTTTGGTTCTTCAGTTTTATAAGAAACAGCTACTCTTGTTGGAGTTGTGTTCAAATCTCTTTCGACCTTTTGTGGACGATTGACATCTGGTCCTGGAACCGGTCTTGATGGACTTGCTTCAGCTGGTGAAGCTGGAACATCTTGACTAGGGTGA contains the following coding sequences:
- the greA gene encoding transcription elongation factor GreA gives rise to the protein MAEKTYPMTLAEKEKLEKELEELKLVRRPEVVERIKIARSYGDLSENSEYEAAKDEQAFVEGQISSLETKIRYAEIVNSDSVAQDEVAIGKTVTIQEIGEDEEEVYIIVGSAGADAFAGKVSNESPIGQALIGKKTGDTATIETPVGSYDVKILKVEKTA
- the mltG gene encoding endolytic transglycosylase MltG, with protein sequence MSVPDTKIADEEVMNASLSAVEKIMENAPRVPQHPSEDVPASPAEELREEAPIVPSHPSQDVPASPAEASPSRPVPGPDVNRPQKVERDLNTTPTRVAVSYKTEEPKETQAEAPRPEPVVEAKAVDVISETPRRSRRETVKPVKKKKSHLKAFFISLLIFLALISAGGYFGYQYVQSSLLPVDANSKEYVTVQIPEGSNVQEIGSALEHSGVIKHGVIFAFYAKYKNYSDLKSGYYNLQKSMSTEDIIKELQKGGTPEPQEPSLADLTIPEGYTIDQIAQAVGQLQGEFKEPLTAEAFLAKVQDDNFISQEVAKYPNLLESLPTKESGARYRLEGYLFPATYSIKESTTIESLIDEMLAAMDKTLTPHYSAIKSKNLTVNELLTIASLVEKEGAKTEDRKLIAGVFYNRLNLGMPLQSNIAILYAQGKLGQNISLADDAGIDTSINSPYNVYTKPGLMPGPVDSPSQDAIEASINQTKSENLYFVANVTDGKVYYAVTQEEHDRNVAEHVNSKLTQNSSSN